One window of Botrimarina mediterranea genomic DNA carries:
- a CDS encoding DEAD/DEAH box helicase, translating into MKFADLGLAEPFFRAVKELGYEVATPIQAQAIPSILAGCDLIGCAQTGTGKTAAFTLPMLDRLVQSTPKRDTNTAQPEQQESTVERPNRPERRRNRHGATPKPRTIRGLVLAPTRELAAQIGASLNRYGKHTALRNAIIYGGVSQVPQVKALRHGVDVLVATPGRLLDLVNQGYVELKHVQVLVFDEADQMLDMGFLPDLKRIERLVPRERQTLMFSATMPEPIRQIANEWLHNPVSVQVTPVSTPADRIEQSVHFVDQKQKPDLLTQLLHETARGRTLVFSRTKHGADKIVKHLERKGLEAAAIHGNKSQGARNRALERFKGKNPPVLVATDIAARGLDIREVTHIVNYDLPEVPETYVHRIGRTARAGAEGIAFSFCAGDERGLLRQIERLMKVSIRIEPTLDGFEPTEPISHGTTRKKSGGRGGRSGGSQGKPKGPIKLESTGKPRRPSRNKAKSSGSGGAKPAGNRAAGATATATRPPKKKSRHRSAI; encoded by the coding sequence ATGAAGTTTGCTGACCTCGGCCTCGCCGAACCTTTCTTCCGCGCCGTCAAAGAACTCGGCTACGAAGTCGCCACGCCGATCCAGGCGCAGGCCATCCCCTCGATCCTCGCGGGCTGCGACCTCATCGGTTGCGCGCAGACCGGCACCGGCAAGACGGCGGCGTTCACGCTGCCGATGCTGGACCGCTTGGTGCAGTCCACGCCCAAACGCGACACCAACACCGCCCAGCCCGAGCAGCAAGAGTCGACCGTCGAACGCCCCAACCGACCGGAGCGTCGCCGCAACCGCCACGGGGCGACTCCCAAGCCCCGCACGATCCGCGGCCTCGTGCTCGCGCCGACGCGTGAGCTCGCCGCCCAGATCGGGGCCAGCCTCAACCGCTACGGCAAGCACACGGCCCTACGCAACGCGATCATCTACGGCGGCGTCTCCCAGGTCCCGCAGGTGAAGGCGCTGCGGCACGGCGTCGATGTGCTGGTCGCCACGCCGGGGCGGCTCTTGGACCTCGTGAACCAGGGCTACGTCGAGCTGAAGCACGTCCAGGTCCTCGTGTTCGACGAGGCGGACCAGATGCTCGACATGGGCTTCTTGCCCGACCTGAAGCGCATCGAGCGGCTCGTGCCGCGCGAGCGACAGACGTTGATGTTCTCGGCGACGATGCCCGAGCCGATCCGCCAGATCGCCAACGAGTGGCTCCACAATCCCGTGTCGGTCCAAGTGACGCCGGTCTCGACGCCCGCCGACCGCATCGAGCAGTCGGTCCACTTCGTCGATCAGAAGCAGAAGCCCGACCTGTTGACGCAGCTGCTGCATGAGACGGCGCGGGGGCGGACGCTGGTGTTTAGCCGCACCAAGCACGGCGCCGACAAGATCGTCAAGCACCTCGAGCGCAAGGGCCTCGAAGCCGCCGCGATCCACGGCAACAAGAGCCAGGGCGCTCGCAATCGGGCGCTGGAGCGTTTCAAGGGGAAGAACCCGCCGGTGCTGGTGGCGACGGATATCGCCGCCCGTGGCCTCGATATCCGCGAGGTGACGCACATCGTCAACTACGACCTGCCCGAAGTGCCCGAGACGTACGTGCACCGCATCGGCCGCACGGCCCGAGCGGGCGCCGAAGGCATTGCGTTCTCGTTCTGCGCCGGTGACGAGCGTGGCTTGTTGCGGCAGATCGAGCGGCTGATGAAAGTCTCGATCCGGATTGAGCCAACGCTGGATGGCTTCGAGCCGACGGAGCCGATTTCCCACGGCACAACGAGGAAGAAGTCGGGCGGCCGTGGCGGTCGCAGCGGCGGCTCTCAGGGTAAGCCTAAGGGACCGATCAAGCTCGAGTCGACCGGCAAGCCGCGGCGTCCGTCGCGTAACAAGGCGAAGTCGAGTGGGAGTGGCGGCGCGAAGCCTGCGGGCAATCGCGCGGCTGGGGCAACGGCGACGGCGACGCGACCGCCCAAGAAGAAATCACGTCATCGCTCTGCGATTTGA
- a CDS encoding response regulator translates to MGRLHDEHPMTVSPRILLVDDEELLLRSLERGLRCEFDVTTACSAPHAEALLTGRNHYDIVVTDLAMPGIGGIEFLEQVAPQHPDTCFIILSGWVSDEAREQADALGCVYRILNKPIGVQQLVEVIREAASGQQPEPYPAAAGSAH, encoded by the coding sequence ATGGGGCGTCTCCACGACGAGCACCCGATGACCGTCAGCCCCCGCATCCTTCTGGTTGATGACGAAGAACTGCTGCTACGCTCCCTTGAGCGTGGTCTACGGTGCGAGTTCGATGTCACCACCGCCTGCTCCGCCCCCCACGCCGAGGCCCTGCTCACGGGACGGAACCACTACGACATCGTGGTCACCGACTTGGCGATGCCCGGCATCGGCGGGATCGAGTTCCTAGAGCAGGTGGCGCCTCAACACCCGGACACCTGCTTCATCATTCTTAGCGGCTGGGTCAGCGACGAGGCGCGCGAGCAGGCGGATGCGCTCGGCTGCGTTTACCGAATTCTGAACAAGCCAATCGGCGTTCAGCAGTTGGTGGAGGTGATCCGCGAAGCGGCCAGCGGCCAACAACCCGAACCGTACCCGGCGGCGGCTGGAAGCGCTCACTGA
- a CDS encoding MotA/TolQ/ExbB proton channel family protein, whose product MKFELLFKIVEYITFIGLGGIAIWGVFNLILVWRRVAMVRFRDEEELDAFIEAIDEPVTAKRYDDAIALCGEDRRAMPQLALYAIMNREQGAERVERQLAERFQLDVMSDIDYRLSWVATVIKSAPMIGLLGTVVGMMGAFSNLSSGTKVDTGQMAEDIMFALITTACGLSIAVPLLLAREGINVQIRKMEDLVTAGVSQILEVLRLR is encoded by the coding sequence ATGAAATTCGAGCTGCTCTTCAAGATCGTTGAGTACATCACCTTCATCGGGCTGGGGGGGATCGCCATTTGGGGCGTGTTCAATCTGATCCTGGTGTGGCGGCGCGTCGCGATGGTGCGCTTCCGTGACGAGGAAGAACTCGACGCCTTCATCGAGGCGATCGACGAGCCCGTCACCGCTAAGAGGTACGACGACGCGATCGCCCTCTGCGGCGAGGACCGCCGGGCCATGCCGCAGCTCGCGCTCTACGCGATCATGAACCGTGAGCAGGGCGCCGAGCGCGTCGAGCGGCAACTCGCCGAACGGTTCCAGCTCGACGTGATGTCCGACATCGACTACCGCCTCAGCTGGGTCGCGACCGTCATCAAGAGCGCGCCGATGATCGGCCTGCTGGGCACGGTCGTGGGCATGATGGGCGCCTTCTCCAACCTCAGCTCCGGCACCAAGGTCGACACCGGCCAAATGGCCGAGGACATCATGTTCGCTCTGATCACGACCGCCTGCGGCCTCTCGATCGCGGTGCCGCTGCTCTTGGCCCGTGAAGGCATCAACGTCCAGATCCGCAAGATGGAAGACCTCGTGACCGCGGGCGTCTCGCAGATCCTCGAGGTCTTACGGCTCCGTTAG
- a CDS encoding ExbD/TolR family protein — protein MPFNPDAATLSPSLRRAKPGAGEDEVDITPMIDITFLLLIFFLVTSTPDQESSVRLPEALHGEAVSQLESTVFTIGEASGPLAPIYAADGKIDEFLLPEDAASRDAAIQKAVEAGLVDNKPNVIVKADKSVAYRHVAAVVTSISRVEGVNLHLAVLDTD, from the coding sequence GTGCCGTTCAATCCCGACGCCGCCACGCTCTCTCCTTCACTTCGCCGGGCCAAGCCCGGCGCGGGAGAGGATGAGGTCGATATCACGCCGATGATTGACATCACGTTCCTGCTGTTGATCTTCTTCCTCGTGACCTCGACCCCCGACCAAGAAAGCTCGGTGCGCCTGCCGGAGGCCCTCCACGGCGAAGCGGTCAGTCAGCTCGAGTCGACCGTCTTCACCATCGGCGAAGCGTCGGGCCCCCTCGCGCCGATCTACGCCGCCGACGGCAAGATCGATGAGTTCCTGCTCCCCGAGGACGCCGCCTCGCGAGACGCGGCCATCCAGAAGGCGGTCGAGGCAGGCCTCGTCGATAATAAGCCCAACGTCATCGTCAAAGCCGATAAGAGCGTCGCCTACCGCCACGTGGCGGCAGTGGTGACCAGCATCTCGCGCGTCGAAGGAGTGAACCTCCACCTCGCCGTCCTCGATACCGATTAG
- a CDS encoding ExbD/TolR family protein, with amino-acid sequence MATPPPPPEEPRSGPRPSPWARARRNAAEEEGDMDMTPMVDVTFLLLIFFMITAAFALQKAIAVPPVKDDDSAPTQSIDELEEDSIIVRLDGDNVYWVMCPAWTEEVKAPSRQDMRNLVRAARKGQMPDGAAGSSGGYRKMLVQASGDATHEFVVSALDAGSGAGVEEIRLMSVEDEY; translated from the coding sequence ATGGCGACTCCCCCACCACCTCCCGAAGAACCGCGCTCCGGCCCCCGGCCGAGCCCGTGGGCCCGCGCGCGCCGCAACGCGGCCGAGGAGGAAGGGGACATGGACATGACGCCGATGGTCGACGTCACGTTCCTGTTGTTGATCTTCTTCATGATCACCGCGGCGTTCGCGCTGCAGAAAGCGATCGCGGTGCCGCCGGTGAAGGACGACGACTCGGCGCCGACCCAATCGATCGACGAGTTAGAGGAAGACTCGATCATCGTCCGCCTCGACGGCGACAACGTCTACTGGGTCATGTGCCCCGCCTGGACCGAAGAGGTCAAGGCGCCCAGCCGCCAAGACATGCGCAACCTCGTCCGCGCTGCCCGGAAAGGCCAGATGCCCGACGGCGCCGCCGGCTCCAGCGGTGGTTATCGCAAGATGCTGGTCCAAGCCAGCGGCGACGCGACGCACGAGTTCGTCGTCTCGGCCCTCGACGCGGGGAGCGGCGCCGGCGTTGAAGAGATCCGCCTGATGAGTGTCGAAGACGAGTATTAA